Proteins co-encoded in one Arachis hypogaea cultivar Tifrunner chromosome 13, arahy.Tifrunner.gnm2.J5K5, whole genome shotgun sequence genomic window:
- the LOC112737111 gene encoding thioredoxin-like protein YLS8 isoform X2, with protein MDEVLAAVAETIKSFAVIYLVDITEVPDFNTMYELYDPCTVMFFFRNKHIMIDLGTGNNNKINWALKDKQEFIDIVETVYRGARKGRGLVISPKDYSTKYRY; from the coding sequence ATGGATGAAGTGCTGGCGGCGGTTGCGGAGACCATAAAGAGTTTTGCGGTGATATACCTGGTGGACATCACGGAGGTGCCGGATTTCAACACCATGTACGAGCTCTACGATCCATGCACAGTCATGTTCTTCTTCAGGAACAAGCACATCATGATCGATCTTGGCACCGGTAACAACAATAAGATCAATTGGGCACTCAAGGACAAGCAGGAGTTCATTGACATCGTTGAGACTGTGTACAGGGGTGCCAGGAAGGGACGTGGTCTTGTTATTTCTCCTAAGGATTACTCCACCAAGTACCGCTACTGA
- the LOC112732604 gene encoding lysine-specific demethylase JMJ13-like: protein MGFCRFGRTKTKIARHRQCEESIFVLNDLEWISKIPECPVYHPSEKEFKNPLIYLQKIAPEASKFGICKIVSPVIASIPADVVLTKENKNFRFETNVQPLRLSKWNEKNIMNFSMSGRKYTYHEFEALANQAFIGSADVEKEFWHEMVNGEKGTVEYGVNVEGSAFSCHPNDKLGRSKWNLKNFSRLPQSTLRLVGKEIPGITDPMLYIGMLFSMFAWHVEDHYLYSINYHHSGANKTWYGVPAHAASQFENVVLHRVYNHKIMSKHGEDEAFQLLAHKTTMFPPNILLQHGVAVYKAVQKPGEFVISFPRAYHAGFSHGFNCGEAVNFAIGDWIPMGAIASTRYAYLTMLPIIPFEELLCKEAMQFYKSSKVRGSMSKNIDFQSYLATVASFVQLMQFYEKALSRLKASRECSISSNTVGTLICSNCHRDCYVAYLMCKHCYSLPICLYHDIALQRCSCGRKYTVYKRDDYLEFEDAAKSFEQEYVKLNLEGKVNFEVDMLSPRNDYDCIQDSHVRIYKLNHENDYSFDG from the exons ATGGGTTTTTGTAGATTTGGAAGAACCAAAACAAAAATTGCCAGACACAGACAGTGTGAAGAGAGTATATTTGTTTTGAATGATTTGGAATGGATCTCTAAAATTCCAGAATGTCCAGTGTATCATCCATCAGAGAAGGAGTTCAAGAACCCTCTGATATATCTACAAAAGATTGCTCCCGAGGCTTCAaaatttg GAATATGCAAAATTGTTTCTCCTGTAATTGCTTCTATTCCTGCTGATGTTGTCTTAACGAAAGAGAATAAGAACTTCAGGTTTGAAACAAATGTGCAGCCTCTTCGGCTTTCTAAATGGAATGAGAAAAATATAATGAACTTTTCAATGAGTGGAAG AAAATACACATATCATGAATTTGAGGCTCTAGCAAATCAGGCTTTTATCGGTTCGGCCGATGTGGAAAAAGAATTCTGGCATGAGATGGTGAACGGAGAGAAGGGAACCGTTGAGTACGGAGTCAATGTTGAGGGCAGTGCCTTTTCATGCCATCCTAATGACAAGCTTGGAAGAAGCAAATGGAATTTGAAG AATTTTTCAAGACTGCCGCAATCTACATTGAGATTAGTTGGCAAAGAAATTCCA GGAATAACTGATCCTATGCTTTATATTGGGATGCTGTTCAGCATGTTTGCATGGCATGTAGAAGATCATTACTTGTATAG CATAAATTATCACCATTCAGGTGCTAACAAAACTTGGTATGGAGTGCCTGCTCATGCAGCCTCTCAGTTTGAAAATGTTGTATTGCATCGTGTGTATAACCATAAAATCATGTCTAAACATGGCGAAGACGAGGCTTTCCAGCTTCTTGCGCATAAAACTACAATGTTCCCTCCAAATATATTGCTACAACATGGTGTCGCTGTTTACAAGGCTGTGCAGAAGCCAGGGGAGTTTGTCATCTCCTTTCCTAGAGCATATCATGCTGGATTTAGTCATG GTTTTAACTGTGGAGAAGCAGTGAACTTTGCTATTGGAGACTGGATTCCAATGGGGGCTATAGCTAGCACTCGTTATGCATATCTCACAATGCTTCCTATAATTCCATTTGAGGAACTTCTTTGTAAAGAGGCAATGCAGTTTTATAAGTCCTCAAAAGTAAGAGGTTCAATGAGCAAAAATATTGATTTCCAATCTTATCTTGCAACTGTTGCATCTTTCGTGCAGCTTATGCAATTTTATGAGAAGGCCCTTTCGCGACTTAAAGCTTCCAGAGAATGTTCAATTTCTTCGAATACTGTAGGTACCTTGATTTGTAGCAACTGCCATAGAGATTGTTATGTAGCTTACTTGATGTGCAAGCACTGCTATTCTCTTCCCATTTGTCTTTACCATG acATTGCATTGCAGAGGTGTTCATGTGGGAGAAAATATACTGTTTATAAAAGGGACGATTATCTAGAATTCGAGGATGCTGCTAAGAGTTTTGAACAAGAATATGTAAAGTTAAACCTTGAAGGGAAGGTGAATTTTGAAGTAGACATGTTATCCCCTAGAAATGATTATGATTGCATCCAAGATTCCCATGTAAGaatatacaaattaaatcatGAGAATGACTATAGTTTTGATGGTTAG
- the LOC112737110 gene encoding uncharacterized protein, with protein sequence MLRKLLRHRSYIANNAYLPSPKRSMLSSPFSFFSATSSSSPHTHFVENVDDPTKSSSSDSHSAPSSISIDRSSLYNPPDHSHTPNSDPDLVKHLKGIIKFRGGPISVGEYMSEVLTNPKAGYYINRDVFGAEGDFITSPEVSQMFGEMVGVWVMCLWEQMGQPERVNLIELGPGRGTLMADLLRGASKFKNFTKSLNVHLVECSPALQKLQHQKLKCVDEENEAQDTVKRTISSLAGTPVSWHTLLEEVPSGLPTIIIAHEFFDALPIHQFQRASRGWCEKMVDVAEDSSFRFVLSPQPTPAALYLLKRCKWATTEEISKLNQIEVCPKAMELTETIVNRISSDGGGALIIDYGLDGVISDSLQAIRKHQFVDILDNPGSADLSAYVDFASIRHSAEEASGEVSVHGPITQSQFLGNLGINFRVEALLQNCTEEQAESLRTGYWRLVGDGEAPFWEGSDDCVPIGMGTRYKAMAIVNKKQGAPVPFQ encoded by the exons ATGCTGAGAAAACTTCTCCGCCATCGCAGTTACATAGCCAACAATGCTTACTTGCCATCGCCAAAACGCTCCATgctttcttctcccttctccttcttctccgcCACATCCTCTTCTTCTCCTCACACTCATTTCGTCGAAAACGTGGACGACCCAACAAAGAGCTCTTCTTCTGATTCTCATTCTGCACCCTCTTCAATCTCCATCGACCGCTCTTCCCTTTACAACCCACCTG ACCATTCCCACACGCCCAATTCGGATCCTGACCTCGTCAAGCACCTCAAAGGGATCATCAAG TTTCGTGGAGGCCCAATCTCAGTAGGTGAGTACATGTCAGAAGTTCTGACGAATCCTAAAGCTGGCTACTATATCAACCGAGATGTGTTTGGAGCAGAAGGTGATTTTATCACCTCTCCTGAAGTAAGCCAGATGTTTGGTGAG ATGGTTGGTGTCTGGGTGATGTGTCTATGGGAGCAAATGGGGCAACCTGAAAGAGTAAATCTGATTGAACTTGGTCCAGGTCGAGGAACTCTTATGGCTGATCTTCTTCGG GGTGCTTCAAAATTTAAGAATTTCACGAAGTCATTGAATGTACACCTGGTGGAATGTAGTCCAGCACTACAGAAACTTCAGCACCAAAAGTTGAAATGTGTTGATGAAGAAAATGAAGCCCAAGATACTGttaaaagaaccatcagctcATTGGCTGGTACTCCTGTTTCATGGCATACCTTGCTGGAAGAGGTTCCTTCAGGAT TGCCAACAATTATCATTGCACACGAGTTCTTTGATGCCCTACCTATCCATCAATTTCAG AGAGCATCTCGTGGCTGGTGTGAGAAAATGGTCGACGTCGCTGAAGATTCATC GTTTCGTTTTGTTCTATCTCCACAGCCTACACCTGCTGCTCTGTATCTATTGAAGCGGTGCAAGTGGGCAACAACTGAGGAGATATCAAAACTTAATCAAATTGAAGTTTGCCCCAAAGCTATGGAGTTAACTGAGACCATTGTCAATAGGATAAGTTCGGATGGCGGTGGCGCTTTGATCATTGACTATGGCTTGGACGGAGTCATCTCAGACAGTCTCCAG GCGATTCGGAAACACCAGTTTGTCGACATACTAGATAATCCTGGATCTGCTGATCTTAGTGCCTATGTTGATTTTGCATCAATCAGACATTCTGCGGAGGAAGCTTCAG GAGAGGTGTCTGTACACGGGCCAATTACTCAATCTCAGTTTCTTGGAAACCTTGGAATAAATTTCCGTGTTGAAGCACTGCTTCAGAACTGCACAGAGGAGCAGGCTGAATCTTTGAGGACAGGTTATTGGCGCCTTGTAGGTGATGGTGAAGCACCCTTTTGGGAAGGTTCAGATGATTGTGTTCCAATTGGCATGGGTACCCGCTACAAGGCAATGGCAATAGTGAACAAGAAACAGGGTGCTCCAGTTCCTttccaataa
- the LOC112737114 gene encoding uncharacterized protein — MNITLPRRVLLNNHSFLRTFSSSPLSKLEDQNDTRFVSLLSDIVRGNQSWKLAFNDPSISSTLRPHHVEQLLIRTLDDSKLALRFFNFLGLHKSFNHSTTSFAILVHALVHQKLFWPANSLLHTLLLRGSEPKFVFSCFLDSHRKCKFLSNLGFDLLVQSYLQNRRVLDAVVVAKLMLENKLLPEVRTLSALLNGLLRIRRFIMVLELFDESVNVGVRPDSYTCSAVIRSLCDLKDFSKAKEKVWWMEVNKFDLSIVTYNVLIHGLCKGDRVSEAVEVKRSLSEKGLKADLVTYCTLVLGFCRVQQFEAGLQLFNEMIELGFVPSEAVVSGLVDGLRKQGKVDDAYNLVVQVSRFGFLPNLFVCNALINALCKRGDLDKSELLYNNMCLVNLHPNDITYSILIDSFCRRGRLDVAISYFDRMIEAGVAETVYAYNSMINGQCMFGHLSAAESLFARMINNGLEPTATTFTPLISRYCKDLQLRKAFQLYDMMIEKGIAPNVYTFTALISGFCSANNMTEAFKLFVEMVEKKITPNEVTYNVMIEGYCRNGKIDKAFELLDEMLQKGLVPDTYTYRPLISGLCSAGRVSDAKNFVDVLHKQDRKLNEMCYSALLHGYCKEGRLVEALSAASEMIQRGINVDLVCHAVLIDGSLKQLDRKTLFGLLKQMQDQGLKPDNVIYTSMIDAFSKEGSFEKAFQCWDLMLTEECFPNVVTYTALMNGLCKAGEMDRAGLLFKKMMAANVPPNSITYGCFLDRLTSEGHMEEAMGLHHAMLKGLLANTVTYNILIRGFCKLGRFNEASKVLSEMTENGIFPDCITYSTLIYEYCRSGNVGEAVRLWDTMLNKGLEPDLVAYNLLLYGCCINGELNKAFELRDDLLRRGVKPRQNFRVLHKGQCRSSG; from the coding sequence ATGAATATCACGCTTCCACGGAGGGTTCTCCTCAACAACCACTCTTTCCTGCGAACATTCTCATCGTCCCCATTATCCAAACTCGAAGACCAAAACGACACTCGTTTTGTCTCACTCCTCTCCGACATCGTCCGAGGAAACCAGAGCTGGAAACTTGCCTTCAACGACCCTTCTATTTCCTCCACATTGAGGCCCCACCATGTTGAACAGCTCTTGATCCGAACCCTCGACGATTCCAAGTTAGCTTTGAGGTTCTTCAACTTCCTCGGTTTGCACAAGAGCTTCAACCATTCCACAACATCCTTTGCCATCTTGGTTCATGCTCTTGTTCATCAGAAGCTCTTCTGGCCCGCCAATTCGCTCTTGCACACTCTTCTCTTACGTGGGTCGGAACCAAAATTCGTTTTTTCATGCTTCTTGGATTCTCATCGCAAATGTAAGTTTTTGTCAAATTTGGGTTTTGATTTGTTGGTTCAGAGTTACTTGCAAAATAGAAGGGTTTTAGATGCTGTGGTGGTTGCAAAGCTCATGCTTGAAAACAAGTTGTTGCCTGAAGTTAGAACACTGAGTGCGCTTTTGAATGGTTTATTGAGAATTAGAAGGTTTATAATGGTTTTGGAATTGTTTGATGAGTCGGTGAATGTGGGTGTTCGACCGGATTCTTATACTTGTTCGGCTGTCATTCGGAGCTTGTGTGATTTGAAGGATTTTTCCAAGGCTAAGGAGAAGGTTTGGTGGATGGAAGTGAATAAGTTTGATCTGAGTATCGTAACTTATAATGTCTTAATTCATGGGCTATGCAAGGGTGATCGCGTTTCGGAAGCTGTTGAGGTTAAAAGATCATTGAGTGAAAAGGGTCTAAAAGCAGATTTGGTTACATACTGCACCCTAGTTCTTGGTTTTTGTAGGGTACAACAATTTGAAGCTGGATTGCAGCTTTTTAATGAAATGATTGAATTGGGGTTTGTTCCGAGTGAAGCTGTTGTATCAGGGCTAGTGGATGGGTTAAGAAAGCAAGGAAAGGTTGATGATGCTTATAATTTGGTTGTTCAGGTAAGCAGATTTGGTTTTCTgccaaatttgtttgtttgtaaTGCATTAATCAACGCTTTGTGCAAACGAGGAGATTTGGATAAATCAGAGTTGCTTTATAATAATATGTGTTTGGTGAACTTGCATCCCAACGATATTACTTATTCTATTCTGATTGATTCCTTTTGCAGAAGGGGGAGGTTGGATGTCGCGATATCTTATTTTGATAGAATGATAGAGGCTGGCGTAGCAGAAACTGTATATGCATACAACTCTATGATAAATGGCCAATGCATGTTTGGACATTTGAGTGCCGCCGAGTCTTTGTTCGCTCGGATGATCAATAATGGTTTGGAGCCTACTGCGACAACCTTTACGCCGTTGATTAGTAGATATTGCAAAGATCTACAACTACGAAAAGCATTCCAACTGTATGATATGATGATTGAAAAAGGAATTGCCCCAAATGTGTATACCTTCACTGCGCTTATTTCTGGGTTTTGCAGTGCAAATAATATGACTGAAGCATTCAAACTTTTTGTTGAAATGGTGGAAAAAAAAATCACCCCAAATGAGGTAACATATAATGTTATGATTGAAGGGTATTGTAGGAATGGTAAAATTGACAAGGCCTTTGAATTACTTGATGAGATGCTTCAGAAAGGCCTTGTTCCGGACACATATACCTACAGACCTCTTATCAGTGGCCTTTGTTCTGCTGGCAGGGTTTCAGATGCTAAAAATTTTGTTGATGTTCTACACAAACAGGACCGTAAATTAAACGAGATGTGCTATAGTGCACTTCTACATGGTTATTGCAAAGAAGGAAGATTGGTGGAGGCATTGAGCGCTGCTTCTGAGATGATTCAAAGAGGAATCAATGTAGATTTGGTTTGCCATGCTGTTCTCATCGACGGTTCACTGAAGCAACTAGATAGGAAAACACTATTTGGTCTCTTAAAACAGATGCAGGATCAAGGATTGAAACCTGATAATGTAATATATACAAGTATGATCGATGCATTCAGCAAAGAAGGATCTTTCGAGAAGGCTTTCCAGTGTTGGGATTTGATGCTTACGGAGGAATGCTTTCCCAATGTTGTAACGTATACTGCTTTGATGAATGGTCTATGCAAGGCGGGTGAAATGGACAGAGCAGGTCTTCTCTTTAAAAAAATGATGGCTGCAAATGTCCCTCCAAATTCAATCACATATGGCTGTTTTCTTGATCGTCTTACCAGCGAAGGGCATATGGAGGAAGCTATGGGTCTCCACCATGCAATGCTTAAAGGGCTTTTGGCGAACACTGTAACATACAACATCCTTATTCGTGGCTTCTGCAAGTTAGGTAGATTTAACGAAGCCAGCAAGGTGCTTTCTGAAATGACCGAAAATGGCATTTTCCCCGACTGTATTACCTATTCAACTTTAATTTATGAGTACTGCAGAAGTGGCAACGTAGGAGAAGCAGTCAGATTGTGGGATACCATGCTAAACAAAGGTCTTGAGCCGGACTTGGTTGCATATAACTTGTTACTATATGGTTGTTGTATTAATGGAGAGCTCAACAAAGCATTTGAGTTGCGCGATGACTTGCTGAGGAGAGGGGTGAAGCCAAGGCAAAATTTTCGAGTACTGCACAAGGGACAATGTAGGAGCAGTGGTTAA
- the LOC112737115 gene encoding uncharacterized protein, with translation MELTWLSAIIVGAGYLALGYFIGSKYPPRFLFSSKLSIDNTNRNSNTKSKPKESLEIEQLANILDDFKMVLVVRNDLKMGKGKIAAQCSHATLGLYKKVLHRAPKALNRWEMCAQPKVVVKIESEEDMLALQERAKSLKLPTHITIDAGRTQIAPNSRTVMAILGPVEVVDDVTGGLKLL, from the exons ATGGAACTAACATGGTTGAGTGCCATTATTGTTGGTGCTGGATACCTTGCTTTGGGTTACTTCATTGGTTCCAAATACCCACCTCGCTTCCTCTTCTCATCTAAACTTTCCATTGACAACACCAACCGGAACAGCAACACGAAATCTAAACCCAAAGAGTCCCTTGAGATTGAACAGCTCGCTAACATTCTCGATGATTTCAAAATG gTATTGGTGGTAAGGAATGATCTTAAAATGGGCAAAGGGAAGATTGCTGCTCAATGCAG TCATGCAACTTTAGGCCTATATAAAAAGGTCCTTCATCGAGCACCAAAGGCTTTGAATAG GTGGGAGATGTGTGCACAGCCTAAGGTGGTTGTGAAAATCGAAAGTGAAGAAGATATGCTAGCTTTGCAA GAAAGGGCTAAATCACTGAAGTTACCCACCCATATCACAATTGATGCTGGGAGAACACAGATTGCACCAA aTTCAAGAACTGTGATGGCAATTCTTG GACCTGTTGAAGTGGTAGATGATGTAACAGGTGGACTGAAACTGCTATAG
- the LOC112737111 gene encoding thioredoxin-like protein YLS8 isoform X1, which produces MSYLLPHLHSGWAVDQAILSEEERVVVIRFGHDWDDTCMQMDEVLAAVAETIKSFAVIYLVDITEVPDFNTMYELYDPCTVMFFFRNKHIMIDLGTGNNNKINWALKDKQEFIDIVETVYRGARKGRGLVISPKDYSTKYRY; this is translated from the exons atgtCGTACTTGCTGCCGCACTTGCACTCCGGTTGGGCGGTGGATCAGGCCATTCTCTCCGAGGAAGAACGCGTTGTGGTCATCCGCTTCGGCCATGACTGGGACGACACCTGCATGCAG ATGGATGAAGTGCTGGCGGCGGTTGCGGAGACCATAAAGAGTTTTGCGGTGATATACCTGGTGGACATCACGGAGGTGCCGGATTTCAACACCATGTACGAGCTCTACGATCCATGCACAGTCATGTTCTTCTTCAGGAACAAGCACATCATGATCGATCTTGGCACCGGTAACAACAATAAGATCAATTGGGCACTCAAGGACAAGCAGGAGTTCATTGACATCGTTGAGACTGTGTACAGGGGTGCCAGGAAGGGACGTGGTCTTGTTATTTCTCCTAAGGATTACTCCACCAAGTACCGCTACTGA
- the LOC112737112 gene encoding NADH dehydrogenase [ubiquinone] 1 beta subcomplex subunit 2 has protein sequence MGGGHGEGTTYKGITIHQPKRWHTVAGKGLCAVMWFWVFYRAKQDGPVVLGWRHPWEGHDDHGHGGGH, from the exons ATGGGGGGAGGCCACGGCGAGGGCACAACCTACAAAGGCATAACCATACACCAACCTAAGCGGTGGCACACCGTCGCCGGCAAGGGTCTCTGCGCTGTTATGTG GTTTTGGGTGTTTTACAGAGCAAAGCAAGATGGTCCTGTAGTGTTG GGTTGGAGGCATCCTTGGGAGGGCCACGATGATCATGGCCATGGTGGTGGACACTAG
- the LOC112737113 gene encoding protein ELC-like yields MVPPAVQSPNPQLTQQFLSSVLSQRGPAALPYSEDTKWLIRQHLVAVTTTYPSLEPKTATFTHNDGRSVNLLQADGTIPMSFQGVTYNIPVLIWLMESYPRHAPCVYVNPTRDMIIKRPHPHVNPSGLVSVPYLQNWVYPSSNLVDLVRDLGVIFGRDPPLYSQRRNPQPPPPQNLNPNSNFGSLSSNSGNSQSGYVQHHQHHQHPAPASPARNNYPPSPYGSFGGGSSRVQNLPHTEDPTEVYKRNAVNKIVEMVHGDVTALRKTREAEMEGLFSLQGVLKQREEVLNKGLKEMQEEMEGLEQQLQMVLMNTDVLEGWLRDNQGMRLGSLENAEDAFDCVDVLSKQMLDCTASDLAIEDTLYALDKAIQVGSVPFDQYLRSVRALSREQFFHRATAAKVRAAQLQAQVANMAARTHHYGS; encoded by the coding sequence ATGGTCCCACCGGCGGTGCAATCGCCGAATCCACAACTAACCCAGCAGTTCTTAAGCTCTGTCCTCTCACAGCGTGGCCCCGCCGCCCTTCCTTACTCCGAAGACACAAAGTGGCTGATCCGGCAGCACCTCGTCGCCGTCACCACCACGTACCCCTCCCTTGAGCCTAAAACCGCCACCTTCACACACAACGACGGCCGCTCCGTCAATCTCCTCCAAGCCGACGGCACAATCCCGATGTCGTTTCAGGGCGTCACTTACAACATCCCCGTTCTCATCTGGCTCATGGAATCTTACCCTCGCCACGCGCCCTGCGTCTACGTTAACCCCACGCGCGACATGATCATCAAGCGCCCCCACCCTCACGTTAATCCCTCTGGCCTCGTCTCCGTCCCTTATTTGCAGAATTGGGTTTACCCTAGCTCCAATCTCGTCGATCTCGTTCGCGATTTGGGTGTTATCTTTGGCCGCGATCCTCCTCTTTATTCCCAGCGGAGGAACCCTCAACCTCCGCCACCTCAAAACCTAAATCCCAATTCAAATTTCGGATCTTTATCGAGTAATTCGGGGAATTCCCAATCTGGTTATGTCCAGCATCATCAGCATCACCAGCACCCTGCTCCTGCTTCTCCTGCGAGGAATAATTATCCTCCATCACCTTATGGAAGCTTTGGTGGTGGTTCTTCTAGGGTTCAGAATTTGCCCCATACTGAGGATCCAACTGAGGTTTATAAGAGGAATGCGGTTAATAAGATTGTGGAAATGGTTCATGGTGATGTTACTGCTTTGAGGAAGACCAGGGAGGCTGAGATGGAGGGTTTGTTTAGCTTGCAGGGTGTGTTGAAGCAGAGGGAGGAGGTTCTCAATAAGGGTTTGAAGGAGATgcaggaggagatggagggtttgGAGCAGCAGTTGCAGATGGTTTTGATGAACACTGATGTTCTTGAAGGGTGGTTGAGGGATAACCAAGGGATGAGGTTGGGTAGTTTGGAGAATGCCGAGGATGCTTTTGATTGTGTGGATGTGTTATCTAAGCAGATGCTAGATTGCACTGCTTCGGATTTGGCTATTGAGGACACACTTTATGCATTGGATAAGGCTATTCAGGTTGGTTCCGTGCCTTTCGATCAGTACTTGAGGAGCGTGAGGGCGCTGTCGAGAGAGCAGTTCTTTCACCGGGCGACAGCTGCAAAAGTTAGAGCTGCTCAGTTGCAGGCTCAGGTTGCTAATATGGCTGCTAGGACACACCATTATGGCAGTTGA